GCCGACGATCAAACCGACCGCAATGGCGAACTTCTTCATCAACTTGGCCACATCGACGGTTGCCGTGGCGTCCTTCGCCAGATCGGCGACGGCCTGATCGCTGGGGGTGGCACCCGCGGGGGCCGTTGGAGCCGGCGCGGTCGGCGAAGGAACGGCCGGAGCGGGGGCTGCGTCGGGGGCTTGCGCCCGCGCGGCCATGGGGCCATCGACCAACGAACTTGAAAGACCCGGCGCGATCATCAACGCGCACAGCGCCAAAGCGGCGAAAGTCAACCAGCGATGCTTCCGTAGCAAACCGAACATCTCGATACTCCTCTGCGGACTTAGCCCACCGGGCACAGGCCGCGGCGGCGATTGGCTTGTTGTGATTTGATGGCGTGTCGAATGCGATGCGACGGCCGAGCAGGACAACGCGGCAACCTATTTCGATTCCTTGGTTTCGCTGCTGGCTTCTTCCGTTTCGGCCAGCACTCGATCGATCGAGCTAAGCAGCACGCGAATCTTGGTGTTGGTCGCTTCGTCAACGCGGATGGTGACTTCGTTGCTGTCGGTTTGCACGTTGGTGACCACGCCGAAGATGCCCCCCGACGTCACCACGCGGTCGTTCTTCTTCAGGTTCTTCAGCAACTCGTCGCGCTGCCGGGCCTGCTTGCGCCGCGGACCTT
This genomic window from Planctomycetota bacterium contains:
- the yajC gene encoding preprotein translocase subunit YajC: MNDLIPSLILFAEEEATAGGAGMVQMLTMFLPLILLWVLLIEGPRRKQARQRDELLKNLKKNDRVVTSGGIFGVVTNVQTDSNEVTIRVDEATNTKIRVLLSSIDRVLAETEEASSETKESK